The following proteins are encoded in a genomic region of Sebastes fasciatus isolate fSebFas1 chromosome 14, fSebFas1.pri, whole genome shotgun sequence:
- the sympk gene encoding symplekin isoform X2 codes for MEFSSEDGETPVTPHVVDMTTSERVVDLLNQAALIPTDEKLTVLKQVQELIINKDPSLLDNFLDELIAFQTDKSIEVRKFVIGFIEEACKRDNELLLRLIANLNMLLKDESVNVVKKAILTLTQLYKVSLQWLVRSKAVTERQEACWDLVTQMKGDVLALLDSENDGVRTHAIKFTESLIITLSPRTSDSDVPKRQEGDTSLDKVPRDHSYIRYDVLCEEGKTALEKLLKFMVHPAISSINLTTALGSLATIARQRPMFMSEVVQAYEMLHANLPPTLAKSQVSSVRKNLKLHLVAVLKHPCSLEFQGQISTLLLDLGMAQSEITRSTPAPREQRKRPRHEEYTEGKKIKMEPALIEDDEDKEEPTPLSVPKPPAVPVAQSAIDLTAEFLHPLLSPENVANLVLISMVYLPDVMPASFQATYTPVESAGTDAQIKHLARLMATQMTAAGIGPGLEQCKAKEEDTVKIIEGESGAKDLLIKRKVPAVMVGQAISVVGGYEKEKSPEAPAAVKRLPEPIVPTAQTKMAGPSGRKKVFRLSDVVQPLSDAQIETLTSKAVKRILHSEKTIAQSGMAHVRVKLLSKLVTQFEGMMKEEVLEFILDDIRTRSDLAFSLLYQEYNTYLSHLPSGLLDSYDHCLYTLLSGLQEKPEQRDGLFTKLVLEAPIITESALEVIRRYCEDESRVYLGMTTLKELIVKRPSRQFQYLHVLLDLSSHEKEKVRTTALAFLKRMYEKDQLRDYIEKFALNYMQLLVHPNPPSLLFGADKDTEVAAPWTEETVRQCLFLYLSLLPLNHRLVHELASVYTEAIADIKRSVLRAIEQPIRGMGMNSPELLLLVENCPKGAETLVTRCLHILTDKVPPSPELVERVRDLYHKRVPDVRFLIPVINGLEKNEVIQALPKLIKLNPIVVKEVFNRLLGTQHSEGSSSVSPLTPGDLLIALHNIDSNKCDMKSIIKATNLCFGEKNVYTSEVLAVVMQQLMEQSPLPMLLMRTVIQSLTMYPRLGGFVMNILSRLIVKQVWKYPKVWEGFVKCCQRTKPQSYSVLLQLPPAQLTSVFERCPEMREPLLQHVLCFTPHQQAHIPTSIMTVLEVNKKQEPEPKPIEPVVEKEMDTVPAPVPVAVPAPVPVAIPAPVPVAVPARVPTPVPVPTPVPVAVPAPVPAPVPVLVPAPVEEEAPAAVMEESETPDQQHPAIMKDEEEPMEQEEEAPVTQEETVDTVSEESESTRAEKTPSPQPEPAEEAMEASEPEPEPSDLPEPVKDVEADVKGPEAGSDSEDVE; via the exons ATGGAGTTTTCTTCAGAGGATGGGGAAACTcctgtcactcctcatgtcgtGGATATGACCACCAGTGAAAGG GTGGTGGATCTTCTGAATCAGGCTGCCCTGATACCCACCGATGAAAAGCTAACAGTGCTCAAACAG GTCCAGGAGCTCATCATTAACAAGGATCCCTCTCTTCTTGACAATTTCTTGGAT GAGTTGATCGCCTTTCAGACTGACAAGTCTATTGAAGTGAGAAAGTTCGTCATTGGCTTCATAGAGGAAGCATG TAAACGGGACAATGAGctcctcctcagactgatcGCCAACCTGAACATGTTGCTGAAGGATGAAAGTGTGAACGTGGTGAAGAAAGCCATCCTCACACTCACCCAACTCTACAAAGTTTCTCTGCAG TGGTTGGTGCGCTCTAAAGCAGTAACAGAAAGGCAGGAGGCATGCTGGGATCTGGTCACACAGATGAAAGGGGATGTTCTGGCCTTGCTGGACTCTGAAAATGACGGCGTTCGCACTCACGCCATCAAGTTCACAGAGTCGTTAATCATCACTCTGTCACCGCGGACGTCAGACTCGGATGTTCCCAAGCGTCAGGAGGGTGACACCAGCCTGGACAAAGTTCCCAGAGATCACTCGTACATTCGCTACG ATGTTTTATGTGAGGAGGGAAAGACTGCGCTGGAGAAGCTGCTGAAGTTCATGGTCCACCCGGCCATTTCCAGCATTAACCTGACCACAGCACTTGGCTCCCTGGCCACTATCGCCCGTCAGAGGCCAATGTTCATGTCCGAGGTGGTGCAGGCATATGAGATGTTGCACG CAAACCTGCCACCCACTCTGGCCAAGTCTCAGGTCAGCAGCGTGCGAAAGAATCTGAAGCTGCACTTGGTGGCGGTCCTCAAGCATCCCTGCAGCCTGGAGTTCCAGGGTCAGATCAGCACTCTGCTGCTGGACCTGGGAATGGCCCAGAGTGAAATAACACGCTCTACACCTGCACCACGGGAGCAGCGCAAAAGACCCCGCCATGAAGAATACACCGAGGGAAAAAAGATCAAGATGG AGCCGGCCCTGATTGAAGACGACGAGGACAAAGAGGAGCCAACCCCTCTGTCGGTCCCTAAACCACCCGCTGTTCCAGTTGCACAGTCTGCCATTGACCTCACAGCCGAGTTCCTGCACCCACTGCTTTCACCTGAGAACGTAGCCAACCTG GTGCTCATCAGCATGGTGTATCTGCCTGATGTCATGCCGGCATCCTTCCAGGCCACATACACACCTGTTGAGTCAGCGGGCACTGATGCCCAAATTAAACATCTGGCCAGGTTGATGGCCACGCAGATGACTGCAGCTGGGATTGGTCCAG GACTTGAGCAGTGCAAAGCCAAAGAAGAGGATACAGTCAAAATCATCGAGGGTGAATCTGGTGCTAAAGACCTGCTCATCAAGCGCAAAGTTCCAGCTGTGATGGTGGGACAAGCCATCTCTGTGGTGGGAGGTTATGAGAAAGAAAAGTCTCCAGAGGCCCCCGCCGCAGTCAAGAGGCTTCCTGAACCCATCGTCCCTACCGCACAAACCAA AATGGCAGGGCCGAGCgggagaaaaaaagtgtttcGGTTGTCAGATGTCGTCCAGCCTTTATCAGACGCCCAGATTGAAACGTTAACCTCCAAAGCGGTCAAACGCATCCTGCATTCAGAGAAGACGATCGCTCAAAGTGGCATGGCCCAT GTCAGAGTGAAGCTCCTCTCCAAGCTTGTGACGCAGTTTGAAGGGATGATGAAAGAGGAAGTGCTGGAATTTATCCTGGATGACATCAGGACGAGGAGTGACCTGgccttttctctcctctaccAAGAGTACAACACGTACCTCAGCCACCTGCCATCTGGGCTGCTGGACAGCTACGACCACTGTCTCTACACTCTGCTGTCAGGCCTGCAGGAGAAACCCGAGCAGAGGGATGG ACTTTTCACCAAGCTGGTTCTGGAGGCTCCCATTATAACAGAATCAGCGTTGGAAGTGATCCGCCGTTACTGTGAGGACGAG TCTCGGGTGTATTTGGGCATGACGACTCTGAAGGAGCTTATCGTCAAACGGCCCTCGAGGCAGTTTCAGTATCTGCATGTACTTCTGGATCTCAGCTCGCATGAAAAAGAGAAG GTGCGGACCACTGCCTTGGCTTTTCTCAAACGCATGTACGAGAAAGACCAGCTCAGGGACTACATTGAGAAGTTTGCCCTGAACTACATGCAGCTTCTGGTCCATCCCAACCCTCCATCTCTGCTCTTTGGGGCTGACAAAGACACAG AGGTGGCTGCCCCCTGGACTgaagagacagtgagacagtgtcTGTTCCTCTACCTGTCCCTGCTGCCTCTAAACCACCGGCTGGTCCACGAGCTGGCGTCTGTCTACACCGAGGCCATCGCTGACATCAAGCGCAGCGTGCTTCGAGCAATAGAGCAGCCT ATCCGTGGAATGGGGATGAACTCTCCCGAGCTGCTGCTCTTGGTTGAAAACTGTCCTAAAGGGGCAGAGACTTTAGTTACCCGCTGTCTGCACATTTTGACagataaag TGCCTCCATCTCCAGAGCTGGTGGAGAGAGTGCGGGACCTTTACCACAAACGAGTGCCGGATGTTCGTTTCTTAATTCCCGTCATAAATGGCCTAGAAAAG AATGAAGTCATCCAGGCTCTCCCCAAGCTCATCAAACTCAACCCgattgtagtgaaggaggtgtTCAACCGTCTCCTGGGCACTCAGCACA GTGAGGGAAGTTCATCTGTGTCCCCTCTCACCCCGGGAGACCTGCTGATTGCTTTACACAACATAGACTCAAACAAATGTGATATGAAGTCCATCATAAAAG CTACCAACCTGTGCTTTGGGGAGAAGAACGTGTACACGTCGGAGGTTTTGGCGGTGGTGATGCAGCAGCTGATGGAGCAGAGTCCCCTCCCCATGCTGCTCATGCGTACCGTCATCCAGTCCCTCACCATGTATCCCCGACTGGGAGGCTTCGTCATGAACATCCTGTCCCGCCTCATCGTCAAGCAG GTGTGGAAGTATCCCAAGGTGTGGGAGGGATTTGTAAAGTGCTGCCAGAGGACGAAGCCTCAGTCGTACAGCGTGCTGCTACAGCTGCCGCCCGCCCAACTGACGAGCGTGTTTGAACGCTGCCCAGAGATGAGAGAGCCTCTTCTACAGCATGTCCTCTGCTTCACACCTCATCAG CAAGCTCACATACCCACCTCCATCATGACGGTCCTGGAAgtgaataaaaaacaagaacCAGAACCAAAACCCATCGAGCCTGTCGTGGAGAAAGAG ATGGACACAGTTCCTGCCCCAGTTCCTGTCGCAGTTCCTGCTCCAGTTCCTGTTGCAATTCCTGCTCCAGTTCCTGTTGCAGTTCCTGCCCGAGTTCCTACTCCTGTCCCAGTTCCTACTCCAGTCCCTGTCGCAGTTCCTGCCCCAGTTCCTGCCCCAGTCCCAGTCCTAGTTCCTGCCCCAGTTGAAGAAGAGGCTCCCGCTGCAGTGATGGAAGAGTCAGAGACGCCAGATCAGCAGCACCCAGCCATCATGAAAGATGAGGAAGAACCAATGGAGCAAGAAGAAGAGGCTCCAGTGACGCAGGAGGAAACTGTTGACACTGTTTCAGAG GAGTCCGAGTCAACAAGAGCAGAGAAGACGCCATCACCTCAGCCAGAGCCAGCTGAGGAAGCGATGGAGGCgtctgaacctgaacctgaaccttcAGACCTCCCGGAGCCTGTAAAAGATGTTGAAGCTGACGTCAAAGGACCTGAGGCTGGAAGCGACAGCGAAGATGTAGAATGA
- the sympk gene encoding symplekin isoform X1 — translation MEFSSEDGETPVTPHVVDMTTSERVVDLLNQAALIPTDEKLTVLKQVQELIINKDPSLLDNFLDELIAFQTDKSIEVRKFVIGFIEEACKRDNELLLRLIANLNMLLKDESVNVVKKAILTLTQLYKVSLQWLVRSKAVTERQEACWDLVTQMKGDVLALLDSENDGVRTHAIKFTESLIITLSPRTSDSDVPKRQEGDTSLDKVPRDHSYIRYDVLCEEGKTALEKLLKFMVHPAISSINLTTALGSLATIARQRPMFMSEVVQAYEMLHANLPPTLAKSQVSSVRKNLKLHLVAVLKHPCSLEFQGQISTLLLDLGMAQSEITRSTPAPREQRKRPRHEEYTEGKKIKMEPALIEDDEDKEEPTPLSVPKPPAVPVAQSAIDLTAEFLHPLLSPENVANLVLISMVYLPDVMPASFQATYTPVESAGTDAQIKHLARLMATQMTAAGIGPGLEQCKAKEEDTVKIIEGESGAKDLLIKRKVPAVMVGQAISVVGGYEKEKSPEAPAAVKRLPEPIVPTAQTKMAGPSGRKKVFRLSDVVQPLSDAQIETLTSKAVKRILHSEKTIAQSGMAHVRVKLLSKLVTQFEGMMKEEVLEFILDDIRTRSDLAFSLLYQEYNTYLSHLPSGLLDSYDHCLYTLLSGLQEKPEQRDGLFTKLVLEAPIITESALEVIRRYCEDESRVYLGMTTLKELIVKRPSRQFQYLHVLLDLSSHEKEKVRTTALAFLKRMYEKDQLRDYIEKFALNYMQLLVHPNPPSLLFGADKDTEVAAPWTEETVRQCLFLYLSLLPLNHRLVHELASVYTEAIADIKRSVLRAIEQPIRGMGMNSPELLLLVENCPKGAETLVTRCLHILTDKVPPSPELVERVRDLYHKRVPDVRFLIPVINGLEKNEVIQALPKLIKLNPIVVKEVFNRLLGTQHSEGSSSVSPLTPGDLLIALHNIDSNKCDMKSIIKATNLCFGEKNVYTSEVLAVVMQQLMEQSPLPMLLMRTVIQSLTMYPRLGGFVMNILSRLIVKQVWKYPKVWEGFVKCCQRTKPQSYSVLLQLPPAQLTSVFERCPEMREPLLQHVLCFTPHQQAHIPTSIMTVLEVNKKQEPEPKPIEPVVEKEMDTVPAPVPVAVPAPVPVAIPAPVPVAVPARVPTPVPVPTPVPVAVPAPVPAPVPVLVPAPVEEEAPAAVMEESETPDQQHPAIMKDEEEPMEQEEEAPVTQEETVDTVSEEESESTRAEKTPSPQPEPAEEAMEASEPEPEPSDLPEPVKDVEADVKGPEAGSDSEDVE, via the exons ATGGAGTTTTCTTCAGAGGATGGGGAAACTcctgtcactcctcatgtcgtGGATATGACCACCAGTGAAAGG GTGGTGGATCTTCTGAATCAGGCTGCCCTGATACCCACCGATGAAAAGCTAACAGTGCTCAAACAG GTCCAGGAGCTCATCATTAACAAGGATCCCTCTCTTCTTGACAATTTCTTGGAT GAGTTGATCGCCTTTCAGACTGACAAGTCTATTGAAGTGAGAAAGTTCGTCATTGGCTTCATAGAGGAAGCATG TAAACGGGACAATGAGctcctcctcagactgatcGCCAACCTGAACATGTTGCTGAAGGATGAAAGTGTGAACGTGGTGAAGAAAGCCATCCTCACACTCACCCAACTCTACAAAGTTTCTCTGCAG TGGTTGGTGCGCTCTAAAGCAGTAACAGAAAGGCAGGAGGCATGCTGGGATCTGGTCACACAGATGAAAGGGGATGTTCTGGCCTTGCTGGACTCTGAAAATGACGGCGTTCGCACTCACGCCATCAAGTTCACAGAGTCGTTAATCATCACTCTGTCACCGCGGACGTCAGACTCGGATGTTCCCAAGCGTCAGGAGGGTGACACCAGCCTGGACAAAGTTCCCAGAGATCACTCGTACATTCGCTACG ATGTTTTATGTGAGGAGGGAAAGACTGCGCTGGAGAAGCTGCTGAAGTTCATGGTCCACCCGGCCATTTCCAGCATTAACCTGACCACAGCACTTGGCTCCCTGGCCACTATCGCCCGTCAGAGGCCAATGTTCATGTCCGAGGTGGTGCAGGCATATGAGATGTTGCACG CAAACCTGCCACCCACTCTGGCCAAGTCTCAGGTCAGCAGCGTGCGAAAGAATCTGAAGCTGCACTTGGTGGCGGTCCTCAAGCATCCCTGCAGCCTGGAGTTCCAGGGTCAGATCAGCACTCTGCTGCTGGACCTGGGAATGGCCCAGAGTGAAATAACACGCTCTACACCTGCACCACGGGAGCAGCGCAAAAGACCCCGCCATGAAGAATACACCGAGGGAAAAAAGATCAAGATGG AGCCGGCCCTGATTGAAGACGACGAGGACAAAGAGGAGCCAACCCCTCTGTCGGTCCCTAAACCACCCGCTGTTCCAGTTGCACAGTCTGCCATTGACCTCACAGCCGAGTTCCTGCACCCACTGCTTTCACCTGAGAACGTAGCCAACCTG GTGCTCATCAGCATGGTGTATCTGCCTGATGTCATGCCGGCATCCTTCCAGGCCACATACACACCTGTTGAGTCAGCGGGCACTGATGCCCAAATTAAACATCTGGCCAGGTTGATGGCCACGCAGATGACTGCAGCTGGGATTGGTCCAG GACTTGAGCAGTGCAAAGCCAAAGAAGAGGATACAGTCAAAATCATCGAGGGTGAATCTGGTGCTAAAGACCTGCTCATCAAGCGCAAAGTTCCAGCTGTGATGGTGGGACAAGCCATCTCTGTGGTGGGAGGTTATGAGAAAGAAAAGTCTCCAGAGGCCCCCGCCGCAGTCAAGAGGCTTCCTGAACCCATCGTCCCTACCGCACAAACCAA AATGGCAGGGCCGAGCgggagaaaaaaagtgtttcGGTTGTCAGATGTCGTCCAGCCTTTATCAGACGCCCAGATTGAAACGTTAACCTCCAAAGCGGTCAAACGCATCCTGCATTCAGAGAAGACGATCGCTCAAAGTGGCATGGCCCAT GTCAGAGTGAAGCTCCTCTCCAAGCTTGTGACGCAGTTTGAAGGGATGATGAAAGAGGAAGTGCTGGAATTTATCCTGGATGACATCAGGACGAGGAGTGACCTGgccttttctctcctctaccAAGAGTACAACACGTACCTCAGCCACCTGCCATCTGGGCTGCTGGACAGCTACGACCACTGTCTCTACACTCTGCTGTCAGGCCTGCAGGAGAAACCCGAGCAGAGGGATGG ACTTTTCACCAAGCTGGTTCTGGAGGCTCCCATTATAACAGAATCAGCGTTGGAAGTGATCCGCCGTTACTGTGAGGACGAG TCTCGGGTGTATTTGGGCATGACGACTCTGAAGGAGCTTATCGTCAAACGGCCCTCGAGGCAGTTTCAGTATCTGCATGTACTTCTGGATCTCAGCTCGCATGAAAAAGAGAAG GTGCGGACCACTGCCTTGGCTTTTCTCAAACGCATGTACGAGAAAGACCAGCTCAGGGACTACATTGAGAAGTTTGCCCTGAACTACATGCAGCTTCTGGTCCATCCCAACCCTCCATCTCTGCTCTTTGGGGCTGACAAAGACACAG AGGTGGCTGCCCCCTGGACTgaagagacagtgagacagtgtcTGTTCCTCTACCTGTCCCTGCTGCCTCTAAACCACCGGCTGGTCCACGAGCTGGCGTCTGTCTACACCGAGGCCATCGCTGACATCAAGCGCAGCGTGCTTCGAGCAATAGAGCAGCCT ATCCGTGGAATGGGGATGAACTCTCCCGAGCTGCTGCTCTTGGTTGAAAACTGTCCTAAAGGGGCAGAGACTTTAGTTACCCGCTGTCTGCACATTTTGACagataaag TGCCTCCATCTCCAGAGCTGGTGGAGAGAGTGCGGGACCTTTACCACAAACGAGTGCCGGATGTTCGTTTCTTAATTCCCGTCATAAATGGCCTAGAAAAG AATGAAGTCATCCAGGCTCTCCCCAAGCTCATCAAACTCAACCCgattgtagtgaaggaggtgtTCAACCGTCTCCTGGGCACTCAGCACA GTGAGGGAAGTTCATCTGTGTCCCCTCTCACCCCGGGAGACCTGCTGATTGCTTTACACAACATAGACTCAAACAAATGTGATATGAAGTCCATCATAAAAG CTACCAACCTGTGCTTTGGGGAGAAGAACGTGTACACGTCGGAGGTTTTGGCGGTGGTGATGCAGCAGCTGATGGAGCAGAGTCCCCTCCCCATGCTGCTCATGCGTACCGTCATCCAGTCCCTCACCATGTATCCCCGACTGGGAGGCTTCGTCATGAACATCCTGTCCCGCCTCATCGTCAAGCAG GTGTGGAAGTATCCCAAGGTGTGGGAGGGATTTGTAAAGTGCTGCCAGAGGACGAAGCCTCAGTCGTACAGCGTGCTGCTACAGCTGCCGCCCGCCCAACTGACGAGCGTGTTTGAACGCTGCCCAGAGATGAGAGAGCCTCTTCTACAGCATGTCCTCTGCTTCACACCTCATCAG CAAGCTCACATACCCACCTCCATCATGACGGTCCTGGAAgtgaataaaaaacaagaacCAGAACCAAAACCCATCGAGCCTGTCGTGGAGAAAGAG ATGGACACAGTTCCTGCCCCAGTTCCTGTCGCAGTTCCTGCTCCAGTTCCTGTTGCAATTCCTGCTCCAGTTCCTGTTGCAGTTCCTGCCCGAGTTCCTACTCCTGTCCCAGTTCCTACTCCAGTCCCTGTCGCAGTTCCTGCCCCAGTTCCTGCCCCAGTCCCAGTCCTAGTTCCTGCCCCAGTTGAAGAAGAGGCTCCCGCTGCAGTGATGGAAGAGTCAGAGACGCCAGATCAGCAGCACCCAGCCATCATGAAAGATGAGGAAGAACCAATGGAGCAAGAAGAAGAGGCTCCAGTGACGCAGGAGGAAACTGTTGACACTGTTTCAGAG GAGGAGTCCGAGTCAACAAGAGCAGAGAAGACGCCATCACCTCAGCCAGAGCCAGCTGAGGAAGCGATGGAGGCgtctgaacctgaacctgaaccttcAGACCTCCCGGAGCCTGTAAAAGATGTTGAAGCTGACGTCAAAGGACCTGAGGCTGGAAGCGACAGCGAAGATGTAGAATGA